The proteins below come from a single Vicia villosa cultivar HV-30 ecotype Madison, WI unplaced genomic scaffold, Vvil1.0 ctg.004066F_1_1, whole genome shotgun sequence genomic window:
- the LOC131641778 gene encoding uncharacterized protein LOC131641778, with protein sequence MGKSEQSSSGTTKLVWTRGRDGTVAGRAIDRADARARTAADEAGTSMLRAGRVPPTGSNRKRRAKQAGRGFCAPRRRGGRASTAMDEQVVHDEVFEVEAVAVVRESVAVVEKPMSIAEEEVDVAEEHVPGVKERVVVVEEGVAKERVVHDTDTTTSASTEPSVHTNGAFPGGPSNKSVLTEYADHVAYRIWQGEERPMLKLTSHGSKLKNFSERSMLEQVARIVRDFHLMDFAGCSLTMLVVPLLSAFVERWHLETSSFPSSIRGDDGDSI encoded by the exons atgggaaagtcggAGCAATCTAGTTCGGGAACTACgaaattag tgtgGACTAGAGGCAGAGATGGTACTGTTGCGGGTCGGGCCATTGATAGAGCCGATGCTCGTGCTCGAACGGCTGCTGATGAGGCTGGTACCTCAATGTTACGTGCTGGACGCGTTCCTCCGACCGGTTCTAACCGGAAACGGAGGGCTAAGCAGGCGGGTAGGGGGTTCTGCGCACCTCGCCGCCGGGGTGGTAGAGCATCCACTGCTATGGACGAGCAGGTGGTTCATGATGAGGTTTTTGAGGTTGAGGCGGTGGCTGTTGTTCGGGAGTCGGTGGCTGTTGTTGAGAAGCCGATGTCTATTGCTGAGGAGGAGGTTGATGTTGCTGAGGAGCATGTGCCTGGAGTTAAGGAGAGGGTGGTTGTGGTTGAGGAGGGGGTTGCTAAGGAGCGGGTGGTGCATGATACAGACACCACCACAAGTGCATCTACGGAGCCATCAGTACACACTAATGGAGCTTTTCCAGGAGGACCTTCTAACAAGTCCGTTTTGACAGAATATGCTGACCATGTCGCTTATAGGATATGGCAGGGCGAG GAGCGTCCAATGCTGAAGCTCACTTCTCATGGGTCGAAGTTGAAGAACTTCTCCGAGAGATCGATGCTTGAGCAGGTGGCGAGGATAGTTCGGGACTTCCATTTGATGGACTTTGCTGGATGCTCCCTGACGATGTTGGTCGTCCCTCTATTATCAGCTTTTGTTGAGAGATGGCACCTGGAGACATCATCCTTCCCATCTTCCATCCGGGGAGATGACGGTGACTCTATATGA